Proteins encoded together in one Passer domesticus isolate bPasDom1 chromosome 6, bPasDom1.hap1, whole genome shotgun sequence window:
- the PSMC1 gene encoding 26S proteasome regulatory subunit 4 isoform X1, giving the protein MQGQSQSGGHGPGGSKKDDKDKKKKYEPPVPTRVGKKKKKTKGPDAASKLPLVTPHTQCRLKLLKLERIKDYLLMEEEFIRNQEQMKPLEEKQEEERSKVDDLRGTPMSVGTLEEIIDDNHAIVSTSVGSEHYVSILSFVDKDLLEPGCSVLLNHKVHAVIGVLMDDTDPLVTVMKVEKAPQETYADIGGLDNQIQEIKESVELPLTHPEYYEEMGIKPPKGVILYGPPGTGKTLLAKAVANQTSATFLRVVGSELIQKYLGDGPKLVRELFRVAEEHAPSIVFIDEIDAIGTKRYDSNSGGEREIQRTMLELLNQLDGFDSRGDVKVIMATNRIETLDPALIRPGRIDRKIEFPLPDEKTKKRIFQIHTSRMTLADDVTLDELIMAKDDLSGADIKAICTEAGLMALRERRMKVTNEDFKKSKENVLYKKQEGTPEGLYL; this is encoded by the exons ATGCAG GGTCAAAGTCAGAGTGGCGGACATGGTCCTGGTGGTAGCAAGAAGGATGACAAG GACAAGAAGAAGAAGTATGAACCTCCAGTTCCAACCagagtggggaaaaagaaaaagaagaccAAGGGACCAGATGCTGCCAGCAAGCTCCCCCTGG TGACTCCTCACACGCAGTGCAGACTCAAGTTGTTGAAATTGGAGAGAATTAAAGATTACCTCTTAATGGAGGAAGAGTTTATCAGAAACCAAGAACAGATGAAacctttggaagaaaaacaaGAG GAGGAAAGGTCCAAGGTGGATGATCTGAGGGGAACACCGATGTCTGTGGGCACCTTGGAGGAGATCATTGATGACAACCACGCCATTGTGTCCACATCCGTGGGGTCTGAGCACTACGTCAGTATTCTGTCTTTTGTGGACAAggacctgctggagccaggctgctcTGTTTTGCTAAATCATAAG GTTCATGCTGTGATAGGAGTCCTGATGGATGACACAGACCCTTTAGTGACTGTGATGAAAGTAGAGAAAGCTCCTCAAGAAACCTACGCTGACATTGGTGGCCTTGACAACCAAATTCAAGAAATCAAG GAGTCTGTGGAGCTTCCTCTCACCCACCCTGAATATTATGAAGAGATGGGTATAAAGCCACCCAAAGGAGTCATTCTGTATGGCCCACCTGGCACAG GCAAAACTTTGCTGGCCAAAGCAGTGGCAAACCAAACGTCAGCGACGTTCCTGCGGGTGGTGGGCTCGGAGCTGATCCAGAAGTACCTGGGGGACGGCCCGAAGCTGGTGCGCGAGCTGTTCCGCGTGGCCGAGGAGCACGCGCCCTCCATCGTCTTCATCGACGAGATCGACGCCATCGGCACAAAGAG gtATGACTCAAACTCGGGGGGTGAGAGAGAGATCCAGCGCACAATGTTGGAGCTGCTGAACCAGCTGGATGGCTTTGACTCTCGGGGGGATGTTAAAGTTATCATGGCTACCAACAGAATAGAAACACTGGACCCAGCTTTGATTCGACCAG GACGTATTGACAGGAAAATAGAGTTCCCTCTGCCGGATGAAAAGACAAAGAAACGAATCTTCCAGATCCACACAAGCAGGATGACACTGGCAGATGATGTGACTTTGGATGAGTTGATTATGGCAAAAGATGATCTCAGTGGTGCAGATATTAAG GCAATTTGTACAGAAGCTGGATTGATGGCTTTGAGGGAACGGAGAATGAAAGTAACGAATGAAGATTTCAAAAAGTCTAAAGAGAATGTTCTCTATAAAAAGCAAGAGGGAACCCCTGAGGGATTGTATCTTTAA
- the PSMC1 gene encoding 26S proteasome regulatory subunit 4 isoform X2 encodes MGQSQSGGHGPGGSKKDDKDKKKKYEPPVPTRVGKKKKKTKGPDAASKLPLVTPHTQCRLKLLKLERIKDYLLMEEEFIRNQEQMKPLEEKQEEERSKVDDLRGTPMSVGTLEEIIDDNHAIVSTSVGSEHYVSILSFVDKDLLEPGCSVLLNHKVHAVIGVLMDDTDPLVTVMKVEKAPQETYADIGGLDNQIQEIKESVELPLTHPEYYEEMGIKPPKGVILYGPPGTGKTLLAKAVANQTSATFLRVVGSELIQKYLGDGPKLVRELFRVAEEHAPSIVFIDEIDAIGTKRYDSNSGGEREIQRTMLELLNQLDGFDSRGDVKVIMATNRIETLDPALIRPGRIDRKIEFPLPDEKTKKRIFQIHTSRMTLADDVTLDELIMAKDDLSGADIKAICTEAGLMALRERRMKVTNEDFKKSKENVLYKKQEGTPEGLYL; translated from the exons atG GGTCAAAGTCAGAGTGGCGGACATGGTCCTGGTGGTAGCAAGAAGGATGACAAG GACAAGAAGAAGAAGTATGAACCTCCAGTTCCAACCagagtggggaaaaagaaaaagaagaccAAGGGACCAGATGCTGCCAGCAAGCTCCCCCTGG TGACTCCTCACACGCAGTGCAGACTCAAGTTGTTGAAATTGGAGAGAATTAAAGATTACCTCTTAATGGAGGAAGAGTTTATCAGAAACCAAGAACAGATGAAacctttggaagaaaaacaaGAG GAGGAAAGGTCCAAGGTGGATGATCTGAGGGGAACACCGATGTCTGTGGGCACCTTGGAGGAGATCATTGATGACAACCACGCCATTGTGTCCACATCCGTGGGGTCTGAGCACTACGTCAGTATTCTGTCTTTTGTGGACAAggacctgctggagccaggctgctcTGTTTTGCTAAATCATAAG GTTCATGCTGTGATAGGAGTCCTGATGGATGACACAGACCCTTTAGTGACTGTGATGAAAGTAGAGAAAGCTCCTCAAGAAACCTACGCTGACATTGGTGGCCTTGACAACCAAATTCAAGAAATCAAG GAGTCTGTGGAGCTTCCTCTCACCCACCCTGAATATTATGAAGAGATGGGTATAAAGCCACCCAAAGGAGTCATTCTGTATGGCCCACCTGGCACAG GCAAAACTTTGCTGGCCAAAGCAGTGGCAAACCAAACGTCAGCGACGTTCCTGCGGGTGGTGGGCTCGGAGCTGATCCAGAAGTACCTGGGGGACGGCCCGAAGCTGGTGCGCGAGCTGTTCCGCGTGGCCGAGGAGCACGCGCCCTCCATCGTCTTCATCGACGAGATCGACGCCATCGGCACAAAGAG gtATGACTCAAACTCGGGGGGTGAGAGAGAGATCCAGCGCACAATGTTGGAGCTGCTGAACCAGCTGGATGGCTTTGACTCTCGGGGGGATGTTAAAGTTATCATGGCTACCAACAGAATAGAAACACTGGACCCAGCTTTGATTCGACCAG GACGTATTGACAGGAAAATAGAGTTCCCTCTGCCGGATGAAAAGACAAAGAAACGAATCTTCCAGATCCACACAAGCAGGATGACACTGGCAGATGATGTGACTTTGGATGAGTTGATTATGGCAAAAGATGATCTCAGTGGTGCAGATATTAAG GCAATTTGTACAGAAGCTGGATTGATGGCTTTGAGGGAACGGAGAATGAAAGTAACGAATGAAGATTTCAAAAAGTCTAAAGAGAATGTTCTCTATAAAAAGCAAGAGGGAACCCCTGAGGGATTGTATCTTTAA
- the PSMC1 gene encoding 26S proteasome regulatory subunit 4 isoform X3 has product MEEEFIRNQEQMKPLEEKQEEERSKVDDLRGTPMSVGTLEEIIDDNHAIVSTSVGSEHYVSILSFVDKDLLEPGCSVLLNHKVHAVIGVLMDDTDPLVTVMKVEKAPQETYADIGGLDNQIQEIKESVELPLTHPEYYEEMGIKPPKGVILYGPPGTGKTLLAKAVANQTSATFLRVVGSELIQKYLGDGPKLVRELFRVAEEHAPSIVFIDEIDAIGTKRYDSNSGGEREIQRTMLELLNQLDGFDSRGDVKVIMATNRIETLDPALIRPGRIDRKIEFPLPDEKTKKRIFQIHTSRMTLADDVTLDELIMAKDDLSGADIKAICTEAGLMALRERRMKVTNEDFKKSKENVLYKKQEGTPEGLYL; this is encoded by the exons ATGGAGGAAGAGTTTATCAGAAACCAAGAACAGATGAAacctttggaagaaaaacaaGAG GAGGAAAGGTCCAAGGTGGATGATCTGAGGGGAACACCGATGTCTGTGGGCACCTTGGAGGAGATCATTGATGACAACCACGCCATTGTGTCCACATCCGTGGGGTCTGAGCACTACGTCAGTATTCTGTCTTTTGTGGACAAggacctgctggagccaggctgctcTGTTTTGCTAAATCATAAG GTTCATGCTGTGATAGGAGTCCTGATGGATGACACAGACCCTTTAGTGACTGTGATGAAAGTAGAGAAAGCTCCTCAAGAAACCTACGCTGACATTGGTGGCCTTGACAACCAAATTCAAGAAATCAAG GAGTCTGTGGAGCTTCCTCTCACCCACCCTGAATATTATGAAGAGATGGGTATAAAGCCACCCAAAGGAGTCATTCTGTATGGCCCACCTGGCACAG GCAAAACTTTGCTGGCCAAAGCAGTGGCAAACCAAACGTCAGCGACGTTCCTGCGGGTGGTGGGCTCGGAGCTGATCCAGAAGTACCTGGGGGACGGCCCGAAGCTGGTGCGCGAGCTGTTCCGCGTGGCCGAGGAGCACGCGCCCTCCATCGTCTTCATCGACGAGATCGACGCCATCGGCACAAAGAG gtATGACTCAAACTCGGGGGGTGAGAGAGAGATCCAGCGCACAATGTTGGAGCTGCTGAACCAGCTGGATGGCTTTGACTCTCGGGGGGATGTTAAAGTTATCATGGCTACCAACAGAATAGAAACACTGGACCCAGCTTTGATTCGACCAG GACGTATTGACAGGAAAATAGAGTTCCCTCTGCCGGATGAAAAGACAAAGAAACGAATCTTCCAGATCCACACAAGCAGGATGACACTGGCAGATGATGTGACTTTGGATGAGTTGATTATGGCAAAAGATGATCTCAGTGGTGCAGATATTAAG GCAATTTGTACAGAAGCTGGATTGATGGCTTTGAGGGAACGGAGAATGAAAGTAACGAATGAAGATTTCAAAAAGTCTAAAGAGAATGTTCTCTATAAAAAGCAAGAGGGAACCCCTGAGGGATTGTATCTTTAA